In one window of Pseudoalteromonas espejiana DSM 9414 DNA:
- the murE gene encoding UDP-N-acetylmuramoyl-L-alanyl-D-glutamate--2,6-diaminopimelate ligase produces MRDLKAILKYIDIEAPSQLVKHLRLDSRDVTPGDVFVAIKGHALDGGQFITKAIENGATAIIADRLCEFDVEFEPLYLVSELDKKLPELASRFYENPSHVLDLIGVTGTNGKSTTTAMIAHLAQYCSTESAIIGTLGYGHPNDLTPLINTTPSAVDLQRIISDLKQQNKKLLAMEVSSHGLVQQRVAQCQFKAAVFTNLSRDHLDYHGDMASYGDAKLMLFRDFEPQLVVLNQDDGQAELWLEKYSFNNLVCYGRKNLSPENAKYVYFSDVEYSNHGISAQLSTSWGDISLSSPLFGEFNLYNLTAALATLLGLGYPLEQLVAACAYLQPLAGRMQAFSEPNMPTCVVDYAHTPDALSLALQALQKHVPGGVSCVFGCGGDRDKGKRALMAQAAEQNADKVIITSDNPRSENPDAIIADVAAGLSHPEKAHLEADRASAISYAINNASAGEVILIAGKGHEDYQIIGDQRIDFCDRSYVQEQLKKAVRGITQ; encoded by the coding sequence ATGCGTGATTTAAAGGCTATTTTAAAGTACATCGATATTGAGGCGCCATCGCAGCTAGTTAAGCACTTGCGCCTTGATAGCCGTGATGTAACACCCGGTGATGTATTTGTTGCGATAAAAGGCCATGCCCTCGATGGTGGCCAGTTTATTACAAAAGCCATTGAAAACGGAGCAACAGCAATTATTGCCGACCGTTTATGCGAATTTGATGTTGAATTTGAACCTCTTTATTTGGTATCTGAGCTTGATAAAAAACTGCCCGAGTTAGCAAGTCGATTTTATGAAAACCCAAGCCATGTACTTGATTTAATTGGTGTAACAGGCACCAATGGTAAGTCTACTACAACAGCCATGATTGCTCATTTAGCGCAGTACTGCAGTACCGAGTCGGCTATTATTGGCACGCTTGGCTACGGACACCCGAATGATTTAACGCCTCTAATTAATACCACCCCATCAGCGGTCGATTTACAGCGTATAATTAGCGATTTAAAACAGCAAAATAAAAAGCTATTAGCGATGGAGGTTTCATCGCACGGGTTGGTGCAACAGCGTGTTGCTCAGTGCCAGTTTAAAGCAGCGGTGTTTACTAATTTATCGCGCGATCACCTTGATTACCATGGTGATATGGCAAGTTATGGCGATGCAAAATTGATGTTGTTTCGCGATTTTGAGCCGCAACTTGTGGTGCTAAACCAAGACGATGGGCAAGCAGAGCTGTGGCTAGAAAAATACAGCTTTAATAATTTAGTTTGCTATGGCCGTAAAAACTTAAGCCCAGAGAATGCCAAGTATGTGTACTTTTCTGACGTTGAATATTCTAATCATGGTATTTCGGCGCAATTAAGCACAAGTTGGGGTGATATTAGCTTATCATCGCCATTGTTTGGTGAATTTAATCTATATAACTTAACCGCAGCACTGGCTACCTTATTAGGATTAGGCTATCCGCTGGAGCAACTAGTTGCAGCATGTGCATATTTACAGCCCCTTGCAGGGCGTATGCAAGCATTTAGCGAACCAAACATGCCAACCTGTGTGGTTGATTATGCTCACACCCCTGATGCACTTTCACTAGCACTGCAAGCTTTGCAAAAACATGTGCCAGGTGGTGTTAGTTGTGTATTTGGCTGTGGTGGCGACAGAGATAAAGGTAAACGTGCTTTAATGGCGCAAGCTGCAGAGCAAAATGCAGATAAGGTAATTATTACCAGTGATAATCCTCGTTCAGAAAACCCAGATGCAATTATTGCTGATGTGGCGGCGGGTTTATCACACCCTGAAAAAGCCCATTTAGAGGCCGACAGAGCAAGCGCGATTAGTTATGCAATAAACAATGCAAGCGCTGGGGAAGTAATTTTAATTGCAGGTAAAGGCCACGAGGATTACCAAATTATTGGCGATCAACGTATCGACTTTTGCGATCGCAGTTATGTACAAGAACAACTAAAAAAAGCAGTAAGAGGGATAACTCAATGA
- the ftsW gene encoding cell division protein FtsW, giving the protein MMAFADIKEALTPKPSAQLYDVPLLYCMLMLIGVGFVMVTSASIPTAERLFDNSYHITIRHSMFLAMAFILFWIAASVPMDWWKRSNPYLLLLGMVLLIAVLIIGREVNGAKRWIPIGPVGFQVAEAAKLYFFSYIAGYLVRKREEVQENIKGFAKPIAVFAVYALLILLQPDLGTVVVMFVTTVGLLFLAGAKLWQFFVLILTGVGLVVLLIIVEPYRMARVVGFLDPWEDPFGKGYQLVQSLMAYSQGGWFGQGLGNSVQKLQYLPEAHNDFIFAVIGEELGLMGVASILCVLAVFVFRALLIGQQALKCGKEYEGYFAFAIGIWFAFQTMVNVGASAGLLPTKGLTLPFISYGGSSLLIMTIATGILLRIDFETKMATKQATSRGGKR; this is encoded by the coding sequence ATGATGGCATTTGCTGATATTAAAGAGGCGCTAACGCCTAAACCATCAGCACAGCTTTATGATGTGCCTTTGCTTTATTGCATGTTAATGCTCATTGGGGTGGGTTTTGTAATGGTGACCAGCGCCTCAATACCAACAGCCGAAAGGCTGTTTGATAACTCATACCATATTACCATTCGCCACAGCATGTTTTTAGCAATGGCATTTATTTTGTTTTGGATTGCCGCCAGTGTTCCTATGGATTGGTGGAAACGCTCAAACCCTTATTTGTTACTGCTTGGCATGGTACTGCTTATTGCGGTGTTAATAATAGGCCGAGAAGTTAACGGTGCTAAGCGTTGGATTCCCATTGGGCCTGTTGGTTTTCAGGTAGCCGAAGCCGCAAAATTATACTTTTTTAGTTACATAGCAGGCTACTTGGTAAGAAAGCGCGAAGAAGTACAAGAAAATATTAAAGGATTTGCCAAGCCCATTGCTGTATTTGCAGTGTATGCCTTGCTTATTTTACTACAGCCCGATTTAGGGACTGTGGTGGTTATGTTTGTAACAACAGTGGGGCTGTTATTTTTGGCCGGCGCAAAGTTATGGCAGTTTTTTGTACTTATTTTAACAGGCGTGGGGCTTGTTGTATTACTGATTATTGTAGAGCCATACAGAATGGCGCGAGTGGTGGGCTTTTTAGACCCATGGGAAGACCCCTTTGGTAAAGGGTATCAGTTAGTGCAGTCGCTTATGGCGTACAGCCAAGGCGGTTGGTTTGGGCAAGGGTTAGGTAACAGTGTGCAAAAGCTACAGTACTTGCCCGAGGCGCATAATGATTTTATTTTTGCCGTTATAGGTGAAGAGCTAGGCCTAATGGGTGTAGCAAGTATTTTATGTGTGTTGGCGGTATTTGTGTTTAGGGCACTTTTAATAGGTCAGCAAGCTTTAAAGTGTGGCAAAGAATACGAAGGCTATTTTGCGTTTGCTATTGGCATTTGGTTTGCGTTTCAAACCATGGTTAATGTAGGCGCCAGCGCGGGTTTATTACCGACTAAAGGGTTAACCTTGCCGTTTATTTCGTATGGTGGCTCAAGTTTATTAATAATGACGATTGCCACCGGCATTTTATTACGCATAGATTTTGAAACTAAAATGGCAACCAAACAAGCCACCTCACGCGGAGGTAAGCGATGA
- the mraY gene encoding phospho-N-acetylmuramoyl-pentapeptide-transferase, whose translation MLVWLAEYLTQYYSGFNVFSYLTLRAILGILTALMMSLYFGPKLIRALQKMQIGQVVRDDGPQSHLSKKGTPTMGGLLILGAIFTSTLLWADLSNKYVWATLFVIGSLGLVGFIDDYRKVIRKDPKGLIAKWKYFWQSVIALVVATALYATSTQASETSLVVPFFKDVLPQLGLFYIVITYFALVGTSNAVNLTDGLDGLAIVPTILVAAALAIIAYLTGNINFSAYLHIPHLPLASELVVVCTAIVGAGLGFLWFNTYPAQVFMGDVGSLALGGALGIIAILVRQELLLIIMGGVFVMEALSVILQVGSYKLRGQRIFRMAPIHHHYELKGWPEPRVIVRFWIISIVLVLAGLATLKIR comes from the coding sequence ATGTTAGTTTGGCTGGCAGAGTATTTAACTCAATATTACAGTGGCTTTAATGTTTTTTCGTATTTAACGCTTCGTGCCATTTTAGGCATATTAACAGCGCTGATGATGTCGCTTTATTTTGGTCCTAAGTTAATACGCGCATTACAAAAAATGCAAATTGGCCAAGTTGTGCGCGACGATGGCCCGCAGTCGCATTTATCTAAAAAAGGCACGCCTACCATGGGTGGCTTACTTATTTTAGGGGCTATTTTTACTAGCACCTTATTGTGGGCTGACCTATCTAATAAATATGTGTGGGCAACTTTATTTGTAATTGGCTCATTAGGTTTAGTGGGCTTTATAGATGACTACCGTAAAGTAATACGTAAAGACCCTAAAGGGTTAATTGCTAAGTGGAAGTATTTTTGGCAATCGGTTATTGCCTTAGTGGTTGCTACCGCCTTGTATGCAACTAGCACACAAGCATCAGAAACCTCACTGGTTGTGCCATTTTTTAAAGATGTACTGCCGCAGTTAGGCCTGTTTTATATTGTAATTACTTACTTTGCATTAGTCGGTACATCAAACGCAGTAAACCTAACTGATGGTTTAGATGGCCTTGCAATTGTACCGACTATTTTAGTGGCGGCAGCGCTTGCCATAATTGCTTATTTAACCGGTAATATTAACTTTTCGGCTTACTTACATATTCCACATTTACCACTTGCTAGTGAGCTTGTAGTGGTGTGTACCGCTATTGTAGGCGCAGGGTTAGGCTTTTTATGGTTTAACACTTACCCAGCACAAGTATTTATGGGTGATGTAGGTTCGCTTGCATTGGGTGGTGCGCTGGGCATTATTGCTATTTTAGTTCGCCAAGAGTTACTGCTTATTATTATGGGTGGCGTGTTTGTAATGGAAGCGTTATCGGTAATATTACAAGTAGGCTCATACAAATTACGCGGACAACGCATTTTTAGAATGGCGCCGATTCATCATCATTACGAGCTAAAAGGTTGGCCAGAGCCACGTGTAATTGTGCGTTTTTGGATAATTTCAATTGTGCTAGTACTTGCTGGCCTTGCGACATTAAAGATTCGATAA
- the murD gene encoding UDP-N-acetylmuramoyl-L-alanine--D-glutamate ligase translates to MQYLNEIKNKQITVLGLGVTGLGIVRFLLSHGLAPKVVDSRKSPPGIDWLKEHAPKLSTHFGNLDDAVLCNSDMIIISPGLSLKIPAIAKAIESGVEVIGDVELFARINTKPVVAVTGSNGKSTVVTLAYEVLKAAGYKVALGGNIGTAVLDLLNDDYDVFVLELSSFQLDTSSSLKPISATVLNISEDHLDRYDSYQAYIDSKLSIYNNAELVVTNTDDIQTTPISHSSAPHVSFGSEQGDYHLAEHNNELHFIVKGEAFLPVSTLAVVGKHNYLNTLAVMALLNPFDITKEQYTTALCQFNGLAHRCQFVDEQNGVKYFNDSKATNVGATIAAIDSLASDHENLIVIAGGDAKGADLSALKPYIKSHAKALVCFGKDANKLAALSCKSHLVSNMQEAVALAKVLSKRGDIVLLAPACASIDMYNNYMQRGDDFVSCVKAAQL, encoded by the coding sequence ATGCAGTATTTAAACGAGATAAAAAACAAACAAATAACAGTGCTCGGACTCGGTGTAACCGGTCTGGGCATTGTGCGTTTTTTATTATCTCACGGTTTAGCGCCAAAGGTGGTTGATAGCCGAAAAAGCCCACCTGGAATTGATTGGCTTAAAGAGCATGCGCCAAAGCTAAGTACTCACTTTGGTAACTTGGATGATGCAGTACTTTGTAACAGTGACATGATTATTATAAGTCCTGGGCTTAGCTTAAAAATACCCGCTATCGCAAAGGCGATTGAGTCAGGCGTTGAAGTTATTGGTGACGTTGAGCTATTTGCTCGCATTAATACTAAACCGGTCGTTGCTGTTACGGGTTCTAATGGAAAATCAACCGTTGTTACTCTTGCGTATGAGGTATTAAAAGCAGCAGGCTACAAAGTTGCGCTCGGCGGTAATATTGGTACTGCTGTACTTGATTTATTGAACGATGATTACGATGTGTTTGTACTAGAGCTTTCTAGTTTTCAACTCGATACCAGCTCAAGCTTAAAACCAATTAGCGCCACCGTATTAAATATATCTGAAGATCATTTAGATCGTTACGACAGTTACCAAGCTTATATCGATTCTAAATTAAGCATTTATAACAATGCTGAGCTGGTAGTAACAAATACTGATGATATTCAAACGACTCCTATTAGCCATTCATCAGCGCCACACGTCAGCTTTGGCAGTGAACAAGGCGACTATCACTTAGCTGAACACAATAATGAGCTGCACTTTATAGTTAAGGGCGAAGCATTTTTACCTGTTAGCACGCTTGCGGTTGTAGGTAAGCACAATTACTTAAATACATTGGCGGTAATGGCGTTATTAAACCCTTTTGATATTACTAAAGAGCAGTACACAACGGCGCTTTGCCAATTTAATGGTTTAGCGCATCGATGCCAGTTTGTAGATGAGCAAAACGGGGTTAAATACTTTAACGACTCAAAAGCTACCAATGTGGGCGCCACAATTGCAGCAATAGATAGTTTAGCTTCAGATCACGAAAACCTGATTGTAATAGCCGGTGGTGATGCTAAAGGCGCTGATTTAAGTGCATTAAAACCTTATATTAAAAGTCATGCAAAAGCGCTTGTTTGCTTTGGTAAAGATGCAAATAAACTTGCTGCGCTTAGCTGTAAGTCTCACTTAGTAAGTAATATGCAAGAAGCCGTGGCACTTGCAAAAGTGCTTAGCAAACGTGGCGACATTGTATTACTGGCGCCTGCATGTGCCAGCATTGATATGTATAACAATTACATGCAACGCGGCGATGATTTTGTATCGTGCGTTAAGGCTGCGCAATTATGA
- a CDS encoding UDP-N-acetylmuramoyl-tripeptide--D-alanyl-D-alanine ligase, with protein MIPMDFDWLANVLATDYQGDNQTVLNINTDTRSICDGEVFLALKGPNFDGHKFITDAKQKGAIGVIVQQKVDVDIPQFVVSDTRIALGEIGAAVMAQVNPKTIAITGSVGKTTVKEMCAAILSVHGDVLATKGNFNNDIGVPLTLLRLEPQHRFAVIELGANHLGEIAYTTAMAKPDVAVVCNVAAAHLEGFGSLMGVAKAKGEIFDGLKDDGVAIVNCDSEFSQYWLDKLKGRTVKCFSSTEKLDIWAENISLDENARASFLLCTKDQKVPVTLALPGKHNVSNALIAAALTSEFDVSLDDIATALATMGDVKGRVNLINVSDSLTVIDDTYNANVKSVKAAIDLLSDIQGHRILALGDMGELGEDARAYHQEVGEYAKQQGIDELFTLGVLSKYASDVFDKPNRHFSNREEMLKQIRTSITNINSKTTIVVKGSRSSRMELLVTDLVNGQQQAINGVS; from the coding sequence ATGATCCCAATGGACTTTGATTGGCTGGCGAATGTGCTAGCAACAGATTATCAAGGTGATAATCAAACAGTGCTTAACATTAACACCGACACGCGAAGTATTTGTGACGGTGAAGTATTTTTAGCGCTTAAAGGGCCAAACTTTGATGGCCACAAGTTTATAACCGATGCAAAGCAAAAAGGCGCAATAGGCGTCATTGTTCAGCAAAAAGTAGATGTAGATATACCGCAGTTTGTTGTTAGCGATACCCGCATTGCATTAGGCGAAATAGGCGCGGCTGTAATGGCGCAAGTTAACCCTAAAACAATAGCGATAACAGGTAGCGTAGGCAAAACCACTGTAAAAGAAATGTGCGCAGCTATTTTGTCAGTACACGGTGATGTACTTGCTACAAAAGGTAATTTTAACAACGACATTGGCGTACCCCTTACGCTATTGCGTTTAGAACCGCAGCATCGTTTTGCGGTTATAGAGCTTGGCGCCAACCATTTAGGTGAAATTGCTTATACAACCGCAATGGCAAAACCTGATGTTGCAGTGGTATGTAATGTTGCCGCTGCCCACTTAGAAGGTTTTGGCAGTCTTATGGGAGTTGCCAAGGCAAAAGGCGAGATTTTTGATGGCCTAAAAGATGATGGCGTTGCCATTGTTAATTGCGACAGCGAATTTAGCCAATACTGGCTTGATAAGTTAAAAGGGCGCACTGTTAAGTGTTTTTCAAGTACTGAAAAACTCGATATTTGGGCTGAAAATATTAGCCTAGACGAAAACGCCCGTGCGAGCTTTTTACTGTGTACAAAAGATCAAAAAGTACCTGTAACACTTGCCCTGCCTGGTAAGCACAATGTAAGCAATGCCCTTATTGCCGCCGCTCTTACTAGTGAATTTGATGTATCGCTTGATGATATAGCCACAGCACTTGCCACTATGGGCGATGTTAAAGGGCGCGTAAATTTAATTAATGTGAGCGACTCTCTTACTGTTATAGATGATACCTACAACGCTAATGTTAAGTCGGTAAAAGCTGCAATTGATTTACTGAGTGACATTCAAGGCCATCGAATTTTGGCTCTGGGTGATATGGGAGAGCTTGGCGAAGATGCCAGAGCTTACCATCAAGAAGTGGGTGAATATGCCAAACAACAAGGTATAGATGAGCTATTTACACTCGGCGTATTAAGCAAATACGCAAGCGATGTATTTGATAAGCCAAACCGACATTTTTCCAATCGAGAAGAGATGCTAAAACAAATTCGAACAAGTATTACCAACATAAATAGCAAAACCACCATAGTGGTTAAAGGATCGCGCAGTTCTCGTATGGAATTATTAGTAACCGATTTAGTAAATGGCCAGCAACAAGCCATCAATGGAGTATCATAA
- a CDS encoding D-alanine--D-alanine ligase, with translation MTQVNAQFGKVAVLLGGNSAEREVSLRSGQAVLNALQNAGVDAIAFDPQNRSLWELKELNIERVFIALHGRGGEDGTVQGALEFMNLPYTGSNVLGSALAMDKVRCKHLFKSAGLSTAPYAVVDAKKGFDAKAIMDEFKKVMVKPSHEGSSIGMAQASTAQELEEALANAFKFDNQVLVEQWITGREFTVTVLGDEVQPVIEMTTPNGFYDYQAKYQSNTTQYHCPADLSAQDTQHLQAMSLDAFDLVGASGWGRVDAMQDEQGNFYLLEVNTVPGMTEKSLVPMAAKANGATFEQLVVRILEQTL, from the coding sequence ATGACACAGGTAAACGCGCAATTTGGTAAAGTAGCAGTACTGCTAGGGGGTAACTCAGCAGAGCGCGAAGTGTCTTTACGTTCAGGACAAGCGGTGCTTAATGCACTGCAAAATGCAGGTGTTGATGCCATTGCATTCGATCCTCAAAATCGCTCACTTTGGGAATTAAAAGAGTTAAATATAGAGCGTGTTTTTATTGCTCTTCATGGCCGTGGCGGTGAAGATGGCACTGTGCAAGGTGCGCTCGAATTTATGAACCTACCTTACACAGGTAGCAACGTGCTGGGCTCTGCCCTTGCTATGGATAAAGTTCGCTGTAAGCACTTATTTAAATCTGCAGGATTAAGTACAGCACCTTATGCGGTTGTTGATGCTAAAAAAGGCTTTGATGCTAAAGCCATCATGGACGAATTTAAAAAAGTAATGGTAAAACCTTCTCACGAAGGCTCAAGCATTGGTATGGCGCAAGCAAGCACAGCACAAGAGCTAGAAGAAGCACTGGCTAACGCATTTAAATTTGATAACCAAGTATTAGTAGAGCAGTGGATAACCGGACGTGAATTTACCGTGACTGTGCTTGGCGACGAAGTACAGCCTGTTATTGAAATGACCACACCCAATGGCTTTTACGATTACCAAGCTAAGTATCAATCAAATACTACGCAGTATCATTGCCCAGCCGATTTATCGGCGCAAGATACACAGCACTTACAAGCAATGTCGCTTGATGCCTTTGATTTAGTTGGGGCAAGTGGCTGGGGAAGAGTAGATGCCATGCAAGATGAGCAAGGTAATTTTTACTTATTAGAAGTAAATACAGTACCGGGTATGACTGAAAAATCGCTAGTGCCTATGGCGGCAAAAGCAAATGGGGCAACATTTGAGCAATTAGTTGTTCGCATTTTAGAGCAAACGCTTTAA
- the murG gene encoding undecaprenyldiphospho-muramoylpentapeptide beta-N-acetylglucosaminyltransferase — protein sequence MSKKLVVVAGGTGGHIFPGIAVADYLKNKGWQVSWIGTPDRMEAEVVPKHNIEIDFINVKGVRGNGLKRLIKAPFMVLNAILQARKVLKSQQPDVVLAMGGYVTGPTGIAAKSLGIPLVIHEQNAVAGMSNKWLAKFANRVLAAFPSAFAPGQAELVGNPVRESVANVVKREVSSPVNILVVGGSLGAQVLNQTLPEAFKLLAKTAPLKVWHQTGEGHIASVEADYKATDIADENLKVAEFIDDMDAAYEWADIVICRAGALTVSEIAAAGKMAVFVPFPHAVDDHQTANAKYLVTANGALLMPQPQFNKDSIVELLSPYLAKPILIKQMASNAKQQAILDATASVASHCEQVTNKRK from the coding sequence ATGAGTAAAAAATTAGTAGTTGTGGCCGGTGGTACAGGCGGGCATATATTCCCAGGTATTGCTGTAGCCGATTATTTAAAAAATAAAGGCTGGCAAGTGAGCTGGATAGGCACGCCAGACAGAATGGAAGCCGAGGTTGTGCCTAAGCACAACATTGAGATTGATTTTATTAATGTTAAAGGTGTACGTGGTAACGGATTAAAACGCCTTATTAAAGCACCATTCATGGTACTTAATGCAATATTGCAAGCGCGTAAGGTATTGAAATCTCAGCAACCAGATGTAGTGCTTGCTATGGGGGGCTATGTAACAGGGCCAACCGGCATTGCAGCTAAAAGCTTAGGTATTCCACTGGTTATTCATGAGCAAAATGCAGTAGCAGGAATGAGCAACAAGTGGTTGGCAAAATTTGCTAATAGAGTACTTGCTGCGTTTCCAAGTGCTTTTGCACCCGGGCAAGCTGAATTAGTTGGTAACCCGGTACGTGAAAGCGTTGCTAATGTAGTTAAGCGCGAAGTTTCAAGCCCGGTTAATATTTTAGTGGTTGGTGGCTCATTAGGGGCGCAAGTACTAAATCAAACCTTGCCTGAGGCGTTTAAACTATTGGCTAAAACAGCGCCTTTAAAAGTGTGGCATCAAACAGGTGAAGGCCATATAGCAAGCGTTGAAGCAGATTATAAAGCAACTGATATTGCAGATGAAAATTTAAAGGTTGCTGAATTTATAGATGATATGGATGCAGCCTATGAATGGGCTGATATTGTTATTTGCCGTGCTGGTGCGCTTACGGTTAGTGAAATTGCCGCTGCCGGTAAAATGGCTGTGTTTGTGCCGTTTCCGCATGCGGTGGACGATCATCAAACCGCTAACGCAAAGTATTTAGTGACCGCTAATGGCGCATTGTTAATGCCGCAACCGCAGTTTAATAAAGACTCAATTGTTGAGCTATTAAGCCCGTATTTAGCCAAACCTATATTAATTAAACAAATGGCCAGCAATGCTAAGCAGCAAGCCATTTTAGATGCCACAGCAAGCGTTGCTTCGCACTGTGAGCAAGTAACAAATAAGAGAAAATAA
- a CDS encoding cell division protein FtsQ/DivIB produces MHPLLEKAQQLKQQLNFNWSLIFGVSFFLVVVVGLVQITTGVSDWLVENKDAQIKHLTVLGHPKYTEEKAIIKAIKKADLSSFFELDVKHVQQLVRELPWVATVSVRKQWPDTIQVYVVEHEAVAHWNSDLLLNQSGDAFQASSDKLANDLPQLYGPEGSEKEAWIAFKQFDEMLKVNALTLKSLALSERFSWQLWLDNGVRLNLGRKDKAKRVQRFIDVYPRMEKRADAQIDAIDLRYDTGLAVSYKPVQEQQLQNKSKA; encoded by the coding sequence ATGCATCCCCTTTTAGAAAAAGCTCAGCAGCTAAAACAGCAACTTAACTTTAATTGGTCGCTGATTTTTGGAGTGAGCTTTTTTCTGGTTGTGGTTGTGGGCTTAGTGCAAATAACCACAGGTGTGTCTGATTGGCTAGTAGAGAACAAAGACGCACAAATAAAGCACTTAACGGTGCTAGGACACCCAAAATACACTGAAGAAAAAGCCATAATTAAAGCAATAAAAAAGGCCGATTTAAGCAGTTTTTTTGAGTTAGATGTAAAACACGTACAGCAGCTAGTTAGAGAGTTACCTTGGGTTGCAACGGTCTCGGTACGAAAACAATGGCCCGATACCATTCAAGTGTATGTTGTAGAGCATGAAGCCGTAGCCCACTGGAATAGCGACTTACTGCTAAACCAAAGTGGCGATGCTTTTCAGGCCAGCAGCGATAAATTAGCCAATGATTTACCGCAATTATATGGTCCTGAAGGCAGCGAAAAAGAAGCATGGATTGCGTTTAAGCAATTTGACGAAATGCTAAAGGTAAACGCCTTAACATTAAAAAGCTTAGCGCTTTCGGAGCGTTTTTCGTGGCAGTTATGGTTAGACAATGGTGTGCGTTTAAATTTAGGACGCAAAGATAAAGCAAAGCGAGTACAGCGTTTTATTGATGTGTACCCGCGCATGGAAAAGCGTGCAGATGCACAAATAGATGCAATAGATTTACGCTATGATACCGGCCTTGCAGTTAGCTATAAGCCTGTGCAAGAACAGCAATTACAAAATAAGAGTAAGGCATGA
- the murC gene encoding UDP-N-acetylmuramate--L-alanine ligase → MRRIETIHFIGIGGAGMGGIAEVLAFEGYRITGSDIAHSAMTERLIKAGAEVFIGHHENNVKDANVVVVSSAIDETNPEIIAAKAARIPVVRRAEMLAELMRFRHGIAIAGTHGKTTTTSLIASIYGQAGLDPTFIIGGLLNSAGSNAKVGKSDFLIAEADESDASFLHLQPMVSVITNIEEDHMDTYGGSLEKMKDTYVDFIHNLPFYGLAVVCIDSQVASELIPRFGRPVITYGESKDADYRMSDFSQSANTCTFTVTNKNGDSLTATLNMPGKHNALNATAAIAVAKDQNIANHAILEALQKFEGIGRRFQHYGEFENERGNVMLVDDYGHHPSEVAATIAAVREGWPDKRLVMVYQPHRFTRTRDLYEDFVRVLADVDQLLLLDVYSAGEEPIVGADSKSLCRSLRQRGKEPLHVATSAELAGVLADNLQNNDLVLTQGAGNIGQLVKTLAATGMSVEKLKQGEV, encoded by the coding sequence ATGCGTCGAATAGAAACCATTCATTTTATTGGTATTGGTGGCGCAGGTATGGGCGGTATTGCCGAAGTACTTGCGTTTGAAGGCTACCGAATTACGGGCTCAGATATTGCCCACAGTGCAATGACAGAGCGCCTTATTAAAGCTGGTGCAGAAGTATTTATAGGCCATCACGAAAATAACGTAAAAGATGCCAACGTAGTGGTGGTTTCAAGCGCAATTGATGAAACAAATCCTGAAATTATTGCAGCAAAAGCAGCGCGTATACCTGTTGTTCGCCGTGCAGAAATGCTTGCAGAGTTAATGCGTTTTCGCCACGGTATTGCCATTGCAGGTACCCACGGTAAAACCACAACAACGAGTTTAATTGCCAGTATTTATGGCCAAGCAGGGCTTGATCCTACTTTTATAATTGGTGGCTTATTAAATAGCGCAGGTAGTAACGCAAAAGTAGGTAAAAGCGACTTTTTAATTGCAGAGGCTGATGAAAGCGACGCATCGTTTTTACACTTACAGCCAATGGTGTCGGTGATCACAAACATAGAAGAAGATCACATGGACACTTACGGCGGCAGCCTTGAAAAAATGAAAGACACCTACGTCGATTTTATTCATAACCTACCGTTTTATGGCTTAGCGGTTGTGTGTATTGATTCGCAAGTTGCCAGTGAGCTTATTCCTCGTTTTGGTCGCCCAGTTATTACCTATGGCGAGTCAAAAGATGCCGATTACCGAATGAGTGATTTTAGCCAATCAGCTAATACTTGTACCTTTACAGTGACAAACAAGAATGGCGATAGCCTAACAGCTACGCTTAACATGCCGGGTAAGCACAATGCGCTTAATGCCACGGCAGCTATTGCCGTTGCAAAAGATCAAAACATTGCTAACCACGCCATTTTAGAGGCATTGCAAAAATTTGAAGGCATAGGGCGTCGTTTTCAGCACTACGGTGAATTTGAAAATGAACGCGGTAATGTGATGCTGGTGGATGACTACGGACATCACCCATCTGAAGTAGCAGCTACTATTGCTGCAGTGCGCGAAGGCTGGCCAGATAAGCGTTTAGTCATGGTTTATCAACCACACCGATTTACCCGCACACGCGACTTATACGAAGACTTTGTAAGAGTACTTGCCGATGTAGATCAGCTTTTGTTGCTTGATGTGTATAGCGCAGGTGAAGAGCCTATTGTAGGCGCAGATAGCAAGAGCTTATGCCGTAGCCTACGCCAACGAGGTAAAGAGCCACTTCATGTAGCTACCAGCGCAGAGCTTGCCGGTGTACTTGCTGATAACTTACAAAATAACGATTTAGTATTAACCCAAGGCGCTGGTAATATAGGGCAATTGGTTAAAACGTTAGCGGCAACAGGTATGTCGGTAGAAAAATTAAAGCAAGGTGAAGTATGA